The following is a genomic window from Anaerolineae bacterium.
TCGAAGCCATCAAACTGCTGGAAAGCGACCTCAAGGGCCTGTGCGACAGCGTCTGGGTGGTGGACGCCTCGCCCGAAACCCAACTGGCCCGCTTGATGCGCAAGCGCGGGATGAGCGAACGCGAGGCCCGCCGCCGCATCGCCGCCCAGCCCCCGCAACAGGCCAAAGTCGCCGCCGCCGATGTGGTCATCCACAACGACGGCTCTTTCGAAGACACCTGGAAACAGGTCGTCGCCGCCTGGCGCCGGGTGGTGGCCAGGGCGACGGGCACCGAGGCCCAAACCGGCCCCGTCACCGTGGCGACCTCGGCATCCTACCATGTGGAGCGCGGGGGGCCGCGTCAGGCGGAGGAAATCGCCCGCTTCATCAGCCAAGTCACCCGGGGGCAGCGCCAGCCCACCCGCACCGACATCCTGGCCGCTTTCGGGGAACAGGCCTACTTGCTGCTGCGCCGGGGAAAGCAACTGGTGGGCCTGGCCGGGTGGCAGGTGGAAAACCTGATTTCCCGCACTATCGAGTTCTATCTGGCCCCCGAAGTCGATCCCGAGCAAGGGATTCCCTTGATGGTGCAGGAGATCGAGCGCGGCTCCCAGGAATTGCAGTGCGAGGCTGCGCTGATCTTCCTGCTGCCCGCCATGCTCCAGGCCAATCCCAAGGTCTGGGAGCGCCTGGGCTATCAGGTGCGCCAGCCGCAGGACCTGGGCGTGCGCGCCTGGCAGGAGGCCGCCCGTGAATCCCAGCCACCGGGCACGGTGATGCTGTTCAAACAACTGCGCAAGGATCGGGTACTCCACCCCATCTGATGTGAGGCCCCATGCAAGCCCTTCTCGACAACCTCATCTTCGTCTTTCAACGGTTGACCTGGACCAGCGTGGTGGACATCCTGCTGGTCACTTTCATCTTCTTCGTGATCCTGGTCTGGCTGCGCGACACGCGGGCCATGGCCCTCATCAACGGCATTGTGTTCCTGCTGGTCATCAGCAGCCTGTTGACCAGCCTGATCAACCTCCCCGCCTTCACCTGGCTGGTGCGCACGGCCTCCCCCGCCCTGGTGCTGGCCATACCGGTCATCTTCGCCCCGGAGATCCGCAAAGCCCTGGAGCGACTGGGACGAGCGGGGACATGGTTCGTTCACGAGGCCACGCATACCCACGGCGTTCTTCCCGTTATCGTGGATGCCGCCGCCCGGCTGGCCGCCAAGCGCCACGGCGCCCTCATCGTGTTGCAACGCACAGTGGATCTGAGCGAATACACCGAAACGGGCGTCCCCCTGGACGCCAAAGTGACCACCGAACTCCTGTTGCAAATGTTTTATCCCAAGACCCCGCTGCATGACGGGGCCGTGATTATCCAGGATGGGCGCATCAAAGCCGCGGCCTGCGTGTTGCCTCTCTCCACCAGCGGCGTGCTCAACCGCACGCCAGACCACCAGATGGGGTTGCGGCACCGCGCGGCCCTGGGCATTACCGAGAGCACCGACG
Proteins encoded in this region:
- a CDS encoding dephospho-CoA kinase translates to MSHWPGKFIIGLTGNIATGKSVVRKMLEHLGAYTIDADMLAHRAIAKGAPGYQPVIDTFGKWILGPNGEIDRKKLAAIVFSDPEALQRLEAIVHPLVGEAIDWLARHSPRKVIVIEAIKLLESDLKGLCDSVWVVDASPETQLARLMRKRGMSEREARRRIAAQPPQQAKVAAADVVIHNDGSFEDTWKQVVAAWRRVVARATGTEAQTGPVTVATSASYHVERGGPRQAEEIARFISQVTRGQRQPTRTDILAAFGEQAYLLLRRGKQLVGLAGWQVENLISRTIEFYLAPEVDPEQGIPLMVQEIERGSQELQCEAALIFLLPAMLQANPKVWERLGYQVRQPQDLGVRAWQEAARESQPPGTVMLFKQLRKDRVLHPI
- a CDS encoding TIGR00159 family protein; this encodes MQALLDNLIFVFQRLTWTSVVDILLVTFIFFVILVWLRDTRAMALINGIVFLLVISSLLTSLINLPAFTWLVRTASPALVLAIPVIFAPEIRKALERLGRAGTWFVHEATHTHGVLPVIVDAAARLAAKRHGALIVLQRTVDLSEYTETGVPLDAKVTTELLLQMFYPKTPLHDGAVIIQDGRIKAAACVLPLSTSGVLNRTPDHQMGLRHRAALGITESTDAVAVVVSEETGAISVAVRGRILRRLSPQRLEQVLHTLFPPPEETHIHQRLRRWFKPSAAEPPSSHQDKS